A genomic segment from Paenibacillus sp. FSL K6-1096 encodes:
- a CDS encoding NUDIX domain-containing protein codes for MNKTNVEVPIRCTGVAVVLLKNTPSGHHVLLLKRAGSVLRDAWCYIGGGIEAGEQAWEAALREIREETGITRVTLYTSNTFDQIYSAQENYIYVAPVFVGYVDETQEVILNHEHSDYEWLPVNEAIERVALPGNDTVLASVEKHFIKKTPGEWLRVDTP; via the coding sequence ATGAATAAGACGAACGTTGAAGTACCCATACGTTGTACAGGAGTTGCCGTAGTATTGCTGAAGAATACACCTTCTGGTCATCATGTCCTGTTATTGAAGCGGGCCGGTTCGGTACTCAGGGATGCCTGGTGCTACATCGGCGGGGGGATTGAAGCAGGGGAACAGGCGTGGGAAGCTGCGCTGAGGGAGATTCGGGAGGAGACGGGGATTACCCGGGTCACTCTCTACACCTCCAATACCTTCGACCAGATCTATTCGGCACAAGAAAACTATATCTACGTCGCACCAGTGTTCGTAGGATACGTGGATGAGACCCAAGAGGTCATTCTGAATCATGAGCATAGTGATTATGAATGGCTGCCGGTGAATGAGGCCATCGAAAGGGTTGCTTTGCCAGGAAACGATACCGTGCTTGCTTCGGTCGAGAAGCATTTCATCAAGAAGACTCCAGGAGAGTGGTTGCGTGTTGACACGCCATAA
- a CDS encoding ankyrin repeat domain-containing protein, protein MIVLKDIGKFEVLPERAMQIYQGDVPALQAAIAAGWDIEAGLELSRHTTLSPLDLAIISQQTEAVKLLVEHGANLNVPQNPAFLRAVRYGKEELVRYLAAQGAKLDLLSRTGSGAYSQAYYGNKKNIPLIHELGLDIRQHAGAVLRQAVSDHDLKTLTYLLDQGVDINYNKPDMVYPYGATPLTAAARMGNLNMVRFLVERGADLTIAEKDGERPYTIAVSGRHTAMAEYLKSLEPPDVHNVANKKYELAKYKLPDELVEFLTGGELRLTLVPNEYEIGYIDFFSLTDTIEMKAGRRKLLRLSADIDNYSALVLVWNPQKKGQLGCYDLEHQTYADLCSFPEFLEQPERYLIQFMEGELDGV, encoded by the coding sequence ATGATTGTCCTGAAGGACATTGGGAAGTTCGAGGTGCTGCCGGAGCGGGCGATGCAGATCTATCAGGGGGATGTTCCCGCCTTGCAGGCTGCGATTGCTGCGGGTTGGGATATTGAAGCGGGATTAGAGCTTAGCAGGCATACCACGCTCAGTCCGCTCGATCTGGCGATCATCTCGCAGCAGACAGAGGCGGTGAAGCTGCTGGTGGAGCATGGCGCGAACCTGAATGTCCCCCAGAATCCGGCCTTCCTGCGTGCGGTCCGTTATGGCAAGGAGGAGCTGGTACGTTACCTTGCCGCACAGGGCGCGAAGCTGGACCTGCTCAGCCGCACGGGATCGGGCGCTTATTCACAGGCCTACTATGGCAACAAAAAGAATATCCCGCTGATCCATGAGCTGGGCCTGGATATCCGCCAGCATGCCGGAGCTGTGCTGCGGCAAGCCGTATCGGACCATGATCTGAAGACACTTACCTATCTGCTGGATCAGGGCGTGGATATCAACTATAACAAGCCGGATATGGTCTATCCATACGGGGCGACACCGCTGACGGCGGCTGCCCGGATGGGGAATCTGAACATGGTCCGCTTCCTGGTGGAACGCGGCGCGGACCTTACGATAGCGGAGAAGGACGGCGAGCGGCCGTATACGATTGCGGTCAGCGGCAGGCATACCGCCATGGCGGAATACCTGAAATCGCTGGAGCCGCCGGATGTTCATAATGTGGCGAACAAGAAATATGAGCTGGCCAAATATAAACTGCCGGATGAACTGGTCGAGTTTCTTACAGGCGGCGAGCTGCGCCTGACGCTTGTCCCCAATGAATATGAGATCGGATATATCGACTTCTTCAGCTTGACTGACACGATAGAGATGAAGGCCGGCCGGCGTAAGCTGCTGCGTCTCTCCGCCGATATCGACAATTATTCTGCTCTGGTGCTGGTCTGGAATCCGCAGAAGAAGGGGCAGCTCGGCTGCTATGACCTGGAGCATCAGACGTATGCGGATCTGTGCAGCTTCCCGGAATTTCTTGAGCAGCCTGAACGCTACCTCATACAGTTCATGGAGGGAGAGCTGGACGGGGTATGA
- a CDS encoding VOC family protein, giving the protein MTIKLTPYITLEGRTQEAIQFYGQVMGAEVLSLLTYGDMPDLPDTFPDAMRSLVAHAKVQVGGTELMFSDAPGGTPIQSGKRVTICVTTDSVEESQRIFDALQEGGEVNMPFREEPFSPGFGDLTDKFGVTFQIYTELG; this is encoded by the coding sequence ATGACAATCAAGCTTACTCCCTACATCACCCTGGAGGGGCGCACGCAGGAGGCTATTCAGTTCTATGGACAGGTGATGGGGGCTGAAGTCCTCTCCCTCCTGACGTACGGTGATATGCCGGACCTCCCGGACACGTTCCCGGATGCGATGCGCAGCCTGGTGGCTCATGCCAAGGTGCAGGTGGGCGGCACGGAGCTGATGTTCTCGGATGCTCCCGGCGGAACGCCGATACAGAGCGGGAAGCGGGTAACAATCTGCGTTACTACGGATAGTGTGGAGGAGTCGCAGAGAATTTTTGATGCCCTTCAAGAGGGCGGGGAGGTCAACATGCCGTTTCGGGAGGAGCCGTTCAGCCCCGGCTTCGGCGATCTGACCGACAAGTTCGGGGTGACCTTCCAGATCTATACCGAGCTTGGGTAG
- a CDS encoding sigma-70 family RNA polymerase sigma factor yields MDSSNEAPDGLEELRPELTGYCYRMMGSIFEAEDAVQDTMIRAWQHREQMRQQASLRAWVYRIATNVCLDRLRSAKRRALPMDLSEPAAVVAEPKESLPRNSWIWPAPGSVDDPSHILISRETLRLSFIALLQLLPPRQRAVLILQEVFRWSAAETAGALEMTVAAVNSAMQRARATMAKAQLRSEALQPEVDEVDEGLIARYVEAFEQYNIDALLALFQENASLSMPPFTMWVQGSADLAAFYQTTRSHCVGSRMVPVQVNGNRPAFAQYVPAGKDGLLVPWAIHVLETGRGGIAHVHHFIDAELFHHFGLPAYR; encoded by the coding sequence ATGGACTCTAGCAATGAAGCCCCGGATGGACTGGAGGAGCTGCGCCCGGAGCTTACCGGGTATTGTTACCGGATGATGGGCTCCATCTTCGAGGCGGAGGATGCCGTCCAGGATACGATGATCCGGGCCTGGCAGCACCGGGAGCAGATGAGGCAGCAGGCTTCCCTCAGAGCCTGGGTGTACCGGATTGCCACCAATGTCTGTCTTGACCGGCTGAGGAGCGCCAAGCGGCGGGCGCTGCCGATGGACCTCTCCGAACCGGCTGCTGTGGTTGCAGAGCCTAAGGAGAGTCTGCCCCGGAATTCCTGGATCTGGCCGGCTCCAGGTTCTGTAGACGACCCGTCCCATATCCTGATCAGCCGCGAGACTCTGCGGTTGTCGTTCATTGCGCTGCTTCAGCTACTGCCGCCCCGCCAGCGTGCCGTGCTGATTCTGCAGGAGGTGTTCCGGTGGTCAGCGGCTGAGACCGCTGGAGCACTGGAGATGACTGTGGCGGCGGTGAACAGTGCCATGCAGCGGGCGCGGGCAACGATGGCCAAGGCGCAGCTCCGGTCCGAGGCCTTGCAGCCTGAGGTTGATGAAGTGGACGAGGGGCTGATTGCCCGGTACGTGGAGGCTTTTGAGCAATACAACATTGATGCGTTACTAGCCTTATTCCAGGAGAATGCGAGCCTGTCGATGCCGCCATTTACGATGTGGGTGCAAGGCAGTGCGGATCTCGCAGCCTTCTACCAGACTACACGCAGCCACTGCGTGGGCTCGCGGATGGTCCCTGTTCAGGTGAACGGGAACCGGCCCGCGTTTGCCCAGTATGTTCCTGCCGGGAAGGACGGATTGCTTGTCCCGTGGGCGATTCATGTGCTTGAGACGGGGCGGGGTGGAATCGCGCATGTGCATCATTTTATAGACGCTGAATTATTTCATCACTTCGGATTGCCGGCCTACCGATGA
- a CDS encoding methyltransferase domain-containing protein → MVNAITDYYDSYDEEGRLSRDNGHQIEWITTMAYFKKLFKQEAYILDGCAGTGNYSFPLAELGHKVVAGDLVPHHVELIREKQSKHPVLADMYTGSITDLSRFDSETFDVVLNMGAFYHIGTEHRQLAMTECLRVLKPGGMLAVSYINNAAVSLLSVGDRLGNMEDVLTWHANQTKDGLFLHMSPSEMEHIAAAYHTEIVAHIGTDGVGYLFAKHINEAQQENFERWLQLHLRTCEDKSLLGYSLHGLAILRKA, encoded by the coding sequence ATGGTGAATGCGATAACCGATTACTATGATTCCTATGATGAGGAGGGAAGACTGTCCCGGGATAACGGTCATCAGATCGAATGGATCACTACGATGGCCTATTTCAAAAAGCTGTTTAAGCAGGAAGCATACATTCTTGACGGCTGCGCAGGGACAGGGAATTACTCTTTTCCGCTGGCAGAATTGGGGCATAAGGTCGTAGCCGGAGATCTCGTTCCGCATCATGTAGAACTCATAAGAGAGAAGCAGAGCAAGCACCCGGTATTGGCGGATATGTATACAGGAAGCATCACAGATCTATCCCGTTTTGACAGTGAAACCTTTGATGTCGTTTTGAACATGGGAGCTTTTTACCATATCGGCACTGAACACAGGCAGCTGGCCATGACCGAGTGCCTTCGCGTGCTGAAGCCAGGAGGGATGCTGGCAGTCTCCTATATTAACAATGCAGCCGTTTCATTATTGAGTGTAGGCGATAGATTGGGGAATATGGAAGATGTACTTACCTGGCATGCCAACCAGACGAAGGATGGTCTATTCCTACATATGTCTCCCTCGGAAATGGAACACATAGCAGCAGCCTATCACACAGAGATTGTAGCCCATATTGGAACAGACGGGGTCGGTTATCTGTTTGCTAAGCACATCAATGAGGCACAGCAAGAAAATTTCGAACGCTGGCTTCAGCTTCATCTGCGGACCTGTGAAGACAAGAGTCTGCTTGGGTATAGCTTGCATGGACTGGCTATTCTGCGCAAAGCATAA